A single window of Rhodamnia argentea isolate NSW1041297 chromosome 5, ASM2092103v1, whole genome shotgun sequence DNA harbors:
- the LOC115739986 gene encoding loganic acid O-methyltransferase-like: MSGSGSDAVAVVESYPMNGGDGTFSYNKNSYFQRAATNLARAAIDEVIAGELDVKRFSPALTAFRIADLGCSVGPNTFVAVQNILEAVRRKYESQGLASQLPDFQVLFNDNVSNDFNTLFASLPSDRPYYAAGVPGSFHGRLFPDASLHFVHSSYALHWLSKVPKELVDPNSPAFNKGRVHYTSAPSEVSNAYTTQFTKDMATFLSARGEEIASGGIMVLVMPGIANGIPYSRIPSGVMFDLLGFSLMDMAKEGIISEAQVDSFNLPVYAPSPDEMTALVESNGCFSIQRMDLAAPQSKIEDSVGGHACMLHLRAGMEGIISKHFGSEIIDDLFDRFLGKTKEYSDRLNSAFLQGSQLVAILKRK; the protein is encoded by the exons atgagcgGCAGCGGCTCAGacgcggtggcggtggtggaaTCTTACCCGATGAACGGTGGAGACGGCACATTTAGCTACAACAAGAACTCTTACTTTCAG AGAGCGGCGACGAACCTTGCCCGGGCGGCAATTGACGAGGTGATCGCGGGGGAGCTCGACGTAAAGCGATTTTCTCCCGCTCTGACCGCATTCCGAATCGCGGATTTAGGCTGTTCAGTCGGGCCGAACACGTTCGTTGCAGTCCAGAACATCCTAGAAGCGGTCCGGCGCAAGTACGAATCACAGGGCCTCGCCTCCCAACTGCCCGACTTCCAAGTACTGTTCAACGACAACGTGTCCAACGATTTCAACACCCTCTTTGCTTCGCTGCCGTCCGACCGGCCATACTACGCTGCCGGCGTGCCGGGTTCCTTCCACGGGCGGCTGTTCCCTGATGCGTCCCTCCATTTCGTGCATTCGTCATATGCGCTCCATTGGCTGTCCAAGGTGCCTAAAGAATTGGTTGATCCGAACTCCCCAGCATTTAACAAGGGGAGAGTTCACTACACAAGTGCCCCGTCTGAAGTAAGCAATGCTTATACAACTCAGTTCACAAAGGACATGGCGACATTCCTGAGCGCCAGAGGCGAGGAGATTGCGAGCGGAGGCATCATGGTCCTGGTCATGCCCGGGATCGCTAATGGCATTCCATATTCACGTATTCCGTCAGGCGTGATGTTCGACCTTTTGGGGTTCAGCTTGATGGATATGGCAAAGGAG GGTATAATAAGTGAGGCTCAGGTGGATTCATTCAATTTGCCTGTATATGCTCCCTCGCCTGACGAGATGACGGCGCTAGTAGAGAGCAATGGGTGCTTTAGCATACAGAGGATGGATTTAGCAGCTCCTCAATCGAAGATCGAAGACTCAGTCGGAGGGCATGCGTGCATGCTGCACTTGAGAGCCGGGATGGAAGGCATCATCAGCAAACATTTCGGAAGCGAGATTATCGACGACCTGTTTGATCGTTTTCTCGGGAAGACCAAGGAATACTCCGACCGTTTGAACTCTGCCTTTCTTCAAGGAAGCCAACTGGTAGCCATACTGAAGCGGAAGTAA
- the LOC115740076 gene encoding MACPF domain-containing protein At1g14780, whose translation MSNGIVERALSSLGRGFDLTSDFRLKFCKGEERLVQLNETEKRTLVIPGFGPVHNVPADIRCDKGDRSRYQSDILEFSKMSEFFNQKSAVPGKIPSGMFNSMFGFHSNCWANDAAEIKYLGLDGYFIVLFNLHIDRYPLVLSDEVCDAVPSTWDPSALARFIEKYGTHVIVGLGVGGQDAVVVRQDRSSNMAPSDLKKHLDDLGDQLFTGACPFAPFHSKTKESKHNKTPQAFNLFDPQAITAFDGLPTCSSQDGITVISSKRGGDPTAESHCEWLLTVPSMPDAIHFSFIPITSLLKGVPGSGFLSHAINLYLRYKPPLPDLQSFLEFQTHKLWAPIHNDQPLGPTTNRATSSPSLSFSLMGPKLYVNTSQVIVGKRPVTGMRFFLEGMKCNKLAIHLQHLASTPSMLEGLVDDTPMWQGSEDAAAGDAYFEGIQGKRFSHVCVAPIEYVPTDSTSKKVAYIVTGAQLQVKKHDSKNVLHLRLRFSKVSNSFVAQSNWDRGSKYSQKSGLLSAISTSLTGNIAAKEKRVAIHMDSSVYPTGPPVPVQTQKLLKFVDTSQHCKGPQDSPGHWLVTGAKLDLEKGKICVHVKFSLLNLTTGI comes from the exons atgagtAATGGAATAGTGGAGAGGGCTCTGTCCAGCCTCGGCCGAGGGTTCGACTTGACCTCCGATTTCAGGCTCAAGTTCTGCAAAGGCGAGGAGAGACTAGTCCAGCTCAATGAAACGGAGAAGAGGACGTTGGTGATCCCCGGCTTCGGGCCTGTACACAACGTCCCTGCCGACATAAGATGCGACAAGGGCGATCGTAGCCGGTACCAATCCGACATCCTCGAATTCAGCAAG ATGTCGGAATTCTTCAACCAGAAATCTGCGGTGCCGGGAAAGATCCCCTCAGGGATGTTCAACTCGATGTTCGGGTTCCACAGCAACTGCTGGGCAAACGACGCGGCGGAGATCAAGTACTTGGGCCTCGACGGCTATTTCATCGTGCTGTTCAACCTCCACATCGACCGTTACCCGCTCGTCCTCTCCGACGAAGTCTGCGACGCGGTTCCTTCCACTTGGGACCCCTCGGCTCTCGCGAG atttatAGAGAAATATGGGACCCACGTGATAGTCGGACTAGGGGTTGGAGGTCAGGACGCCGTGGTGGTGAGGCAGGACAGGTCGTCCAACATGGCACCGTCGGATCTGAAGAAGCACTTGGACGACCTGGGCGATCAGCTCTTCACTGGGGCTTGCCCTTTCGCCCCTTTCCATTCCAAGACCAAGGAGTCTAAACACAACAAG ACGCCGCAAGCCTTCAATCTGTTCGATCCGCAGGCGATCACCGCCTTCGACGGCCTGCCGACCTGCAGCTCCCAAGAT GGAATCACGGTGATCAGCTCGAAGAGAGGAGGGGATCCGACGGCGGAGAGCCACTGCGAATGGCTCCTGACCGTCCCTTCGATGCCGGACGCCATCCACTTCAGCTTCATCCCCATCACTTCTCTCCTCAAAGGCGTCCCTGGCAGCGGCTTCCTGTCCCACGCCATCAACCTCTACCTCCGCT ACAAGCCTCCGCTACCTGATCTGCAGTCCTTCCTGGAGTTCCAAACCCACAAGCTTTGGGCTCCCATCCACAACGACCAGCCTCTTGGTCCAACCACCAATAGAGCcacttcatcaccttccctcaGCTTCAGCTTGATGGGACCAAAGCTGTACGTTAACACTTCCCAG GTTATAGTAGGGAAGAGACCTGTCACGGGGATGCGGTTCTTCCTGGAGGGGATGAAATGCAACAAGCTAGCCATACACCTGCAACACCTCGCCAGCACTCCGTCCATGCTCGAGGGCTTGGTAGACGACACGCCGATGTGGCAAGGATCGGAGGACGCTGCTGCCGGTGATGCCTACTTCGAAGGCATACAAGGGAAGAGGTTCTCTCACGTGTGCGTTGCCCCAATTGAATACGTGCCGACGGATAGCACGTCCAAGAAGGTGGCCTACATCGTGACGGGCGCCCAACTTCAAGTGAAGAAGCACGATTCAAAGAACGTACTCCATCTCCGGCTCCGCTTCTCCAAGGTCTCGAACTCGTTCGTAGCACAATCTAACTGGGACCGAGGGTCCAAGTACTCCCAAAAGTCGGGTTTGCTCTCGGCGATTAGCACATCCCTCACGGGAAACATTGCCGCCAAAGAGAAAAGGGTGGCAATACACATGGACTCCAGCGTGTACCCGACGGGCCCGCCTGTGCCGGTGCAAACGCAGAAGCTTTTGAAATTCGTGGATACGTCACAACATTGCAAGGGGCCTCAAGATAGCCCGGGGCATTGGCTAGTGACTGGAGCTAAGTTGGATTTGGAGAAGGGGAAGATTTGCGTGCATGTCAAGTTCTCTTTGTTGAACCTAACTACTGGAATTTGA